CATCatccatacatcatacatacatacatacatacatacatacatcctacatacatacatacatacatacatacagtccacacacagcacacaacaacacacacacacacacacacacacacacaccatatatatatatatatatattatatatatatatatataatatatataatatatacacacatcacatatataacatgcaaacatatatatatatgttagataatatatctatatatatatatatagtatatatatatatatatataatatattatatacaccacattcacatgtatacatgcaaacaccacacccacacagcaacgcaacaacacacacacacacacacacacacacacacccacgacacccacacacacacacacacacacccacacacacacaccagatatatatatatattatatatatatattactagatcatatatatatatatatatatatatatacatacacacattcacatatatacatgcaaacacacacacacacacacacgcacacacacacacacacacacacacacacacacacacacacacacacacacacacacacacacacacacacacacacacacacacacacacacacacacattactcatGGTAAATATGATTACGATAACAATTATTACAAATGAAACACAAGCACAAGCAAGAGCACCCAAGCAAAACTGCACGTTCTTGTCTGCACAAAGCGAACTTGACGAAGTCAAATCTATGAACAACAAAACAATTAATAGCAAAAACTTTCTCAAAAGGCCTTACCTCATTGATGAAATTAGgaacctcctctcttttttcgaaGGAAGTGCTACTTGGACTCACGATGTAAAACAAAGTTCCAAGGCGATGGAGTAAAGAAGGCATGGCGTTTTCAACATCTCGGGGGGGGCGTATTTTGGTGCTTATTCCCTAAAATCGTAAACTGTATGCTGGTTCCGTTTAATTTATAACTGCAATTGGCAActgttgctttattttttctttgatgtgtCAAGAACACTTtgatatttattcaaatattattcTAATGTAGACCATTGCTATTCGTGCAATAAATGTTAATTAAGAAGAAATCTGTAGATTCTTACGTTTCCTGATTTAGAatcttaaaataacaaaagaaaataatgtttaaatggTTTTAGGGTGCATCAATGCGTTGGTATTATATAAtcattgatatgaaaaaaaaagtcagagccTCAAAAAGATCACGTCCAGTCTAAGTTGATTAAGTTTTAGTATTCACGTTTAATATTACTAAAACTTAATCAACTTAGACTGGACGTGATCTTTTTGAggctctgactttttttttcatatcaatgaTTATATAATACCAACGCATTGATGCACCCTAAAAccatttaaacattattttcttttgttattttaagatTCTAAAATCAGGTAAACGTAAAGAATCTACAGATTTCTTCTTAATTAACATTTATTGCACGAATAGCAATGGTCTACATTAgaataatatttgaataaatatcaAAGTGTTCTtgaaacatcaaagaaaaaataaagcaacagTTGCCCAATTGCAAGTTATAAAATTAAGACGGAACAGCATACAGTACGATTTTAGGGAATAAAGCACCAACATACTCCGGAAAACGCCATGCCTTCTTTACTCCATCGCCTTGGAACTTTGTTTTACATCGTGAGTCCCAAGTAGCAACGTCCTTCGAAAAAGAGAGGAGTTCCTATTTCATCAATGATGTCGGCCCCTTTTTGAGAAAGTTTTTGCTATTAATTGTTTTGTTGTTCATAGATTTGACTTCGTCAAGTTCGCTTTGTGCAGACAAGAACGTGCAGTTTTGCTTGGGTGCTCTGCCTTTGGTTGCGTGTGTTTCATTTGTTAATAAGTTGTTATCGTAATCAGATTACATgagtatgtgtggttgtgtggtgtgtggtgtgtgtgtgttgtgtgtgtgtgtgtgtgtgtgtgtgtgtgtgcgtgtggtgtgtggggtgtgtttgcatgatatatgtgaaatgtgtgtatgtataatatatatatatatatataatattatatatatatatatatattatatatattatacatctgtgtgtgtgtgtgtgtgtgtgttgtgtgtgtgtgtgtgctgtgtgtgtgtgtgtggtgtgtgtgtgtgtgtgtgtgtgtgcgcgtgtgtgtttgtggtgtgttttgcatgtatactgtgaatgtgtgtatatatatattatatatatatattatatatatatatataaaatatatatatatatatatacatatatatatatgttttgcatgtaatatgtgaatgtgtgtatatatatatatatagatatatatatatatatataatatatatatatatataatgtgggtgtgtgtgtgtgtgtgtgtgtgtgtgtgtgtgtgtgtgtgtgtgaatgtattaggtatgtatgttatgtatgtatgtatgtatgtatgtatgtatgtatgtatgtatgtatgtatgtatgtatgtatgtatgtatgtatgtatgtatgcatgcatgcatacatgtatatatatatgtatgtgaatattgatgtgcatgtatgtgtatatataatatatataatatatatctatatatatatatctaatatatattttttttttttttttttttttttgtttttttttttttttttttttttcaaccgccATTCATCTCCACTCAGGCATAGCCTCTCTCATTCACCACTGAGAGTTTATATGGcaagtgccacccttgcctgattggatgcccttccaaaatcaaacgcggtttgtgccacggcggtgacttcccgtacGACACTTTGCGTTTtactttctcaaggcgattgtcgttttctaggaggcaatcaaggggaagttcctttgcagggaacaacccgccggccggtgactcgaacactcgaactcacaTTGCCCGCCGTAACAATCTTGGATCCGATGCTctagaccgctcggccaccgcgcctatatatatatatatatagatatataatatatatatatatatacatatatataatatatatatattatatatatattatgtgtatatatattattatatacatatatatatatattatatatatatatatatatatatatatatatatatatatacatacatcacctcTTCAATTAACTCGTCGTTAAATCACTAGCAACCTCCTGTCGCGGCGAAAcgctttttatatattaacacaaatgcTGTGAAAGGCTCGGGATAATAGTTACCGCTACTAGTTAGAGCATGGAGTTCTACTTAAGAAATGGTGGTTATGGCCACAAATTTTAATTTAGGAGATTCTTCTCTTATCCATTAGTGTTTCCTTAGCAATCCCCTGCCATgtgatgttttttatatattccgtTTACTCAGTTTCTATTCTCATACTGATTTTTCGCtacttgttttattttggtgGTTACCTTTTGGTTCTTAGTAGTTTAATTCTTATTAATTCTTACACtttataattgattttatataaattgttttttacgTGCAGGGATGCCTTTTTATCAGGTTTCACTTCTTATAATTAAAACCCCGTGGGAGTACCGTCGGTCAAGAATAAGCGGGTCAAGTTCATCGTGACCCACCTTAGATGGTGATGGTCCCTTGTCTTCTGCAAGAGGCGTGGCTGAAGCAAGGATGCCCTACCGTCAAGTTCAGCTGATCGGAGTTAAGTGGTCGTGACTCGTAGTAGCAGACAGTGATGGTGGCAAGGCTGACATTGTTTAATCATATGAGGAGACCCCGTGCCGCATCGTACGGTACAGGAATAAGATGAATACCATGCTGTGAAATTAAAGATCGGTGATCTGGAATAAATGGCAGATGAAAATCTTTTAATTCAAGGTAAATATAAGGAACTAGACAGAGAATCGATACGTAACGAAAAACGAAACATAAGGATAAAAACCctcagtaattacaataataaatgaagtaAATTAACGATCTTCAACTTtgaaataataacttttaatagGAAGATAGTGAGTCCTTAAACATTTTAAGGTAAACataatactaaaatcaaaataCTAAAATAACTATATACTTTAAGTAACGGGTTCCCATGCCTGAGGATTTATTTACCACAAATTAGAATAGAGGCATGGTCttcagtaaaacaaaaaaaaaaaaaaaaaaaagcgattttgGCGTTGTGGGTACCCGAATCAGTTATAACTACCCTGCATGGTGGCGATAGTTTTAGACTGTTACATGAGAATGGGATACAAACGTTGCACGGAACGATCGAAGAGGGATTTTTACGTAAATGGGCACATCCACAGAAGCCAATGTTGGGCCCGAAGCATTAAGAGAAAAACCACGGTTAATAGGTGATTCTTAATTTACGCCTTCTTTCGTCGTATTTTTTCCGTACCTGAGAGGTACTGGTAacagaagaagataaaaattAAGACAAATTAGGATGACAGTGGAAAGCGAATAGTGAATTAAGAGATCCTATTATGCCTGAGTAATAGTCGAAACTCGCGACTGTGAGGCGTGCTTGCGTGCaacgtccctccctctctgttttaaACACGCTGACCAACTCGCATCATGACACGTGTTATGTCTTTTCTGTATACACTCTTGTATGTGTTTCataaacacgtatatatgcatgttcccCTACACGTAAATACGTGGGTGGTGGGCAGCTGAGAGTGCACTCACAAGGAAGACTATCTACTTTAATTAAAGCATCTATAATTTGGTGGTCACCTCCATcgcattgggggggaggggtccgtCCCACTGCGTTCCCGCGCAACTGCGCCACCACAGACAcatgtcgcacacacacacacgcacacgcaacacctacacacacacgcacacgcacacacacacacacacacacacagaaacacatacacacaaacacacacacacacacgcatacacacgcatacacgcacgcacgtatgtgtgtgtgtgtgtgtgtgtgagtgcgtgtgtgtacataaacacacacaaatacatacatatatacatatgaggtgCAATCCACAAGGGAAGACCTATCTACTTTAATTAAAAAGCAATCTATAATTGGTGTCACCTCCACCGCAGGTCGTCCACTGCGTTCCCGCGCACCTGacgccacacacagacacatgcgcgcacacacgcacacgcacacctacacacacacgcacacctacacacacacacaccaccacgcgcaacacacacaccaccacaccacccacacagaaacacatacacacaaacacacacacacacgcatacacacgcatacacgcacgcacgtatgtgtgtgtgtgtgtgtgtgtgtgtgtgtgtgtgtgtgtgagtgcgtgtgtgtacataaacacacacaaatacatacatatatacatatacatatttatcatcatcatcctgtatTAATCCActacaggacgtaggcctctcccaagcttttccaattttgtctctcttgcattttttgtgtttctattCCCTTGTCCCTAAAGTTTCCGATAATTTCGTCACGCATCTTGTTcgctggtctggcccttggcctctttatgtctCTATAGCCCATTattcttactttctttgtcccATCTGTCGTCCCTGTTCCTCCGACATCTATTAACCCCtcccatttgctttttttttttttttggtgtctcaAGTATATCTCCACATTGTCTGTTCACTGTCCACGTCGCCTCATCAACAATTTGGCTAATTCCCAGCAATcaacctcttcatcctctctctgggcacttattaattTGCTCTCCACTAAttgggttgtagtccatgtttctgatccataggtcataactggaggACGCATTTGGTTAAAGACTTCCCTTTTTGAACATAATGGGCAGGAACCTCTCAGTATGCTATTGTTGTTTCCTAGTGCGATCCTGCCTAGacctgatgcgtcgcttaatttcacTATTCGCTAGAGTGTTTGTCTGTAAGAGTTTCCCCTAGATTATATACTTGTTCACTGCCTCTTGCGCTTCACCTTATAAATGTTATCTGTTCGAATTTGAAcaatctagttttttttcttgttcatcctaagtccgaccttttcagactttctctattcagatcgtttatttaGTTGCtaaatttcatttgcagattccatatatatatatatatatatatatatcatatatatatatatatatatatatatgtgtgtgtgtgtgtgtgtgtgtgtgtgtgggtgtgggtgtggtgtgtgtgggtgtgtgtggtgtggtgatggtgtgtgttgtgtgtgtgtgtgtgtgtgcgtgcgtgcgtgtgcgtgtgcgtgtgtgtatgtgtgtgtatgtttgcgcgcgtacgtgcgtgtgtgtttgcgcgcgtgcgtgtgtgtttgcaaggAAAatgtaagcattatatatatgtatacgtatacaataaaattataaacatggGAGTAAGTCTTCGTGACCTAAAACGCTTCCATGTTCCAGGCTCTTCCTCTCTTCGGTTGCGAGGCTTGCCTTGAGGGGCCTCCGCGGGCGCCAGGGTAAACGGCTCGCATCAATGACGCAATTACATCTTCAGTACTGGAGCTCGTCTATGAACCAGCAGTAGTTCTCGTtctttataaattcatttatttattatttatttatttatttattattatttttttttactgggatcACCATAATATGGATTTAGAAATAAATGTACGCGGCTTACTCTgataggtattatcattatcagtatcagtataactactccttatcgttattataattattatcaccgttactgtaataataataattatgccgttataataatatttggtataataatatcaataaccgcgacaatgatgataataataatggtaatgataatgacaacgatagtaatagtaataatagtaataataatactaataataacaatattgttgatagcttaaatagtaatgataataatggtaatggtagttatTATAATggaacaatggggggggggggggggggggggggagggggggggggatgatactAGCTCagtcttaataacaataatgataataatgtgatgataaataatatgatattaataatacaacatcacacctaataaaataataataataataataataataataataataacaatgataataacagtaattataataatgatattaataatgattataataataatatattgccaTTTACCTTTTTCTCGCATACATATACTTCCCTTTTCAGAATATTATCCCGAGGCGCTGAGCTCTTCGCATATGACTGGCTTTATCGGTACAGAGTAGTTGATCTAGACTGGGACTCACCTGTTACATGGTTTACGGCTGCCGTTGGAGTGGACTTTGCGTTCTATTGGTTTCACCGCGCCACTCATGGTTCGTTGGTCTTCAGAGTTGGGGGATTTACTCATCATCACTTTTCAGTTGTTAATGTTTAGTGTAATTTCGGTTTGTAAACGGGCGATGTTGATGCTCATAAATGTATTCGAGATATTAGGAGCAATGAACTGGCTGCTTCTCTTTTATTGATTAAtaattcctcttcatttttctgaTGTTTTCTGATTAATTTTGTGATTAAGTCAATTTGATAAGGCTGACCTTTCCATTTATTTGCTTCAAACTTATCCATACGTCTACCAGCTTCTCGGGCTGTCCATCTATTTCTCACACCACTGCCCCCCTTCATCTCAACCCTGATGGTAAAAACACTTACACGTCCAAGACATCTAAGGTCACCACGCACTCTCCCCCAGAAACAAGCCTCGGTTGGGCGGCTCACCAAGTCCACCATTCGTCCCAAGAATATAACCTCTCCACCGCCTACGCCAGTCATCTTCCAGCGAACTTTCTGGGTCGTGTTTCTACACCCTCTCGCTCTCTGGCCATTCCCGCCTTCCTGCCCTTGGCTCGTTCACATACAGTTTAATCTCCTCTACCAGTTTTGATTCGCACGGTCGGCGGAAGCTTGGGCCGTTGGAGTGGGTCTCAACACGCCTCGCACCATAGGTTCATCACGGTGAGTATGGTCAGGGTAAGTAGGGTTGGGGTTTTCATCAGAGTggaagaagggtgaaggaggaagagagggagagcttTAAAGGCTGGAGGGTGAGACGAGAAATAGAGGATGAggttgtagagagagaggggagagagagagagaagagagagagagaagagagaagatagagagagagagagaggaagagaagagagagagagagagataaagagagaaagagagagagagagagagataaagagagaaagagagatagagagagaaaacggatttTTCGACAAGACGTACAGCCAGAAaagtatggggggtgggggggggggggggggggggggggggggggggggggaaggggggggggggggggggggggggggggggggggggggggggggggggggagggggggggggaggggggggggggggtgattgatcgccaaataataaaagaaataaaaaaggtaataagggAACTTTCATTTCTTATACTGCAATAATCAGTGCCTTTCAATGTCCTGATTTTGGTATTTCATATTCCGTCTCCGGAACTGCCTCAACATCAGAGCCAACAAATACTGTCTGACAAAAACCTACGGTGGAGTGCTGGTCATCTGGAGCAACGTCGGAACCTTGCAGAAAGAGCGAGATACGAGAAGTTGTCTACGGGTTGTCCGACCACCTCGTCCCTTAAtgtttatttttggattcaggtACATGGCTGCCGCATAGAATGTGATGATAACTGGAATAGTTTTTAATGGTTCATAGTGATGCCTATTAACGATAGATGATAAGTTGTAACACACagtaatttaagtaataataatgagaagaaaataatCAGCTTAGAGGAATGAATAATTTAAATCTATCCATCTAATCCGTAGATGTACTATTATTTTGAAGTCTTCAAAAAGGCAAAGAACATGAACACTTGGGTAGACACGATGAAAGTTCTTTTCAATGGGCCCGGTTGGCACCCTGGCACCCCTCGCTTGGGTGATCCCAGCGCTTCTTCAGACGTCCAAGCGAATAGGGCCAAGTACGATCCTCGACTCCCCATATGGCAAGAGGTCTATGTTGTGCTGCAGTATTTCCTTGCACTCTTTCTGCAACAGGTCCTCATAGCAAAATTATcggttagtatgtatatatgtacgattAGTATGGTTAGAAATGAATTCGGTTTGGTTCGAATGCTCATCCAGAATTAACTCACTCTTCCGGACTATTTATAAACAGACTGGATGTTCATTCACTGTTACCGCTTTCATGTCTCCGTCAGACGTCCTCGTGGGCAAGCGTCCTCCTGATGTCAACCTTCATCTGCTCTCCGTCGACTGCATCGGAGCCAAGCTGTAACGACGGCTGGTGGTGGTCTCCCCTCGCCGAAACCGCCCGTTGTGCCGCCTTTGTAGTTTACGCCCGCGGTACGCCCATCTCCAAGAGTACATTCTTGGATACTTGTTTGGTGGTTTATTTTACTCTGTCGGCGTTGGTGTGGATGGCTTATAGTTTCAAGGTTCTCATCAAAGGTTCTAAGGAAGTGGCGAAGACAGAATGATGCAAGTGACCctgggatttttttaaatcaatgtccatattttatttaaaatcattattgtaaaCTTTATAGGGTGGGTCATGTTagatatcattgttataattataatcaataggATATAAGTGAAAAGTCATCACTCATTAATCACTAATCTgcagtaattattgtcattaatcataTCACTGatgaatgatattaaaaacaatatcaacagcagcagcatcaacaacagtaataatgatgaaaagattaataataataataatgataataataataataataataatgataatgataatgataatgataatgataatgataatgataatgataatgataatgataatgataatgataatgataataataataataataataataataaccccccaAATCCCTTGCTCTTTGTTGCCGTGGGTTAGAGGCGGAGACTGAGGCCGAATGTAGAGATCGCTCCTGCCTTGGACCTCATCTAATTTTGCAgggtccttttttcttcctctttccttattctttctcttcttcatctcttctgccCACTTATTCAGATAATtaactcatatttacccttttcgccacaatatccttaccataatgctgtgtaacctttgatggctggtacatttgtttgttttgaccattggccattctggaaatccacaaacattgccttactAAGACAAAAATCTTTACCTAAGGGCTTTGTCCAAAGGTGAAGTTTTTCATAACCGCTTAAGGACCTTAGATGTTTTTGACGCGAAGAATTGTAAATCACATAATACTATAAGATTACTTATACTACACTACTGGTTTAATAActgagattaatgatgatgatgatgataataataataataataatgataataataataataataataataataataattattattattattattatcttcattatcattattacaataatgaccACGACAATAATAGTCCTGGCAGCCATGATAATAAAAGGCTAAACTCACAGCATCACCtagaacagcaataatgatagcaataatgttaaATGTTGTTAATACCAGATGaaagcaattataataacaacaactatgatgatgataatgataataataatattaataaaaaataattttgataaagagtaaaataatactaacgataaggattatgatagtgatttgggtaatgataatgttaatagtgacaGTTAATGATAATGTACACGATACCAATGACATCACATGGACACAATACTATCGAAACtagagataatgaaataatgttaaAGTAGGAATTATATTAGTGATACTATTTCTCATGTtcatactgttactattactgctactactactgatgatgataatgacaataagaataataatgaaaattatacaaaaaatatctgtaatattacttacattatagtggaaaacaacaatgatatcaaatgcattattattactgaaaataatataggtaaagaaaatggaagataacaatagtgattaatACTTCCAGACTGGTAGTACAATATTAcatggttatagtaataataaagataacaaaataaactgATCTGATATTGATAAATGGAATACTACcactgtataatataatatatatatatatattatctatatatatataattagatatatatatatatatattatatatagatatataataagaataatgagatgaacaataacaagaacaaatataataatataaaaataatactaaaaaatagtaatactagCAATGGCCATGTATGTATTTGGTTTGAACCTGACTAACTGcttgtatttgtataatttatatttttcactcTGAAATGGCGAATGGAGATTTATATCATAGTCAtactgtatatttgcatatatacataaatttacgcACCCcacaagatataaagaaaataatatgtgtTGTTTAATAAAAGCCAATATCCAATAGACTGTGATACTGTCATCATGAAAAACTGCTTTCCAagtataaacattttattatcttatgCCCTTTCTTCCTTCCAGTCTGTCTAAAGGTGTCCTTTATGTTGAaacatattttacaattttttttcattattcccttatatatatatatatatctatatattatatatatatatatatatatcatcataatatatataattatatctatatatatatataatatatatatatatctataatcttatgtatatatatatatatataatatatatatatgtattatattatatactaattctatctaatataatacctatggtatatatatatacatctatacattatatcatatatatatatctatctctatatagatcttatatattcatgtatatatctctatatatttttttaaaaaaatatatatatcttctatatataatacatactatgtatatataatattgtataatctatgatatctatatctatatattatatatatagatctcagtatttctatacattatatatataacatatatatatttatatctctatgatctctctatatatatataatatatatatatatatattatctataatctattctatatagATTATTCTCCTAGTTGGTGTGCGCTTGTGTGGTATcacgtaagtgtatatatatatatatatatatatatatatatatatatatatatatatatattattatatatatatatatatatatatctatctatctatctatcctatctatctatctatctatctaggtaatatatcatatttatatatatatatatatatatattattagatatgtgtgtgtgtgtgtgtgtgttgtgtgtgtgtgtgtggtgtgtaatgtaatatatatatatataatatatatatatatatatattatatatatatatactatggtataatatatctatatatatattatatatattataatatatatatatgtatatataattatgtatgtaaccacagacacgcacacccacacacacacacacacacacacacacacacacacacacacacaccaccacaccacatgcacacacacacacacacacacacacacacacaacatacatacaccacacacacacagacacacacacacacgccacacacaccaccacacacacacacacaccaccacacacacacacacacacacacacacacacacacaccaccgccacacacacacacaccataccaacacacacacacccacaccacacacacacacccacaccacccatatatacatcacattatatatatatatatataatagtaatatatatatatatataatattatatatatatatatatattaatatatatatatatatatggcattttgGGGGTGAAAATTGTATCCATGGTCTACGTTAGAAATCTACACTAGGAGTTCCCAATGCTATGAAAATTACAACATCATCcagattatcatttatattttaggGTTAGTTTGGACCTAGTATGCACGCACTTGTATTTGTCCCGGAATATGAGTTTAACAGCTAGCCTTCCTTGAACTAGCAAGATTTTTCCATAAAGACAAACCCTGAACTGCTTACCTGCGGTTAATCCTTAGAAGAGAATGACAACGTAGAGGTGAGACGGCCCACTCTTTATCCCGGGATTCCATTCTTACACCTTTTATAAAGAATGTAGATAGAATATATGGACCAAGTGTTCGAGGTGCTTAGGGAGGACTTATATTAACCCCATACATTCGTTCCAACAGTATGCACATTGTCATTATGGTACAACTAATGACGTATTTCCATATGtgcatattatcataatatactgTTCATATGGTCTCtgccatatatatttgtgtctttgtgtttaaGAATGTCCtcaatgtatgaatatatactgtatgttatatatatatatatatatatatatatatatatatatatatatataatatatataatgtcaactTTGTCATCATCTGCTTCGGCTGCGTCGTGTTCGGGCTCTGCGTTTTTGTGTCAACCGGCGCGTACGTCTTCCGCCTCTTGGCTTGCGCTGGCTGGTGTCACCGAAGCAGCAGGCTCCTGCAAGGGTACGAGTCATAGATATCAACTAGACGCCCAAATACCGTCCCATAACCGGATCTGAATTCGAGG
The Penaeus monodon isolate SGIC_2016 chromosome 18, NSTDA_Pmon_1, whole genome shotgun sequence genome window above contains:
- the LOC119584643 gene encoding alkylglycerol monooxygenase-like, producing the protein MVRSQQILSDKNLRWSAGHLEQRRNLAERARYEKLSTGCPTTSSLNVYFWIQMYYYFEVFKKAKNMNTWVDTMKVLFNGPGWHPGTPRLGDPSASSDVQANRAKYDPRLPIWQEVYVVLQYFLALFLQQVLIAKLSTSSWASVLLMSTFICSPSTASEPSCNDGWWWSPLAETARCAAFVVYARGTPISKSTFLDTCLVVYFTLSALVWMAYSFKVLIKGSKEVAKTE